From a region of the Narcine bancroftii isolate sNarBan1 chromosome 5, sNarBan1.hap1, whole genome shotgun sequence genome:
- the LOC138764699 gene encoding zinc finger protein 229-like, translating to MDNMEAQVTSDTADKTLQSEVCSEVGLSLDLLGTHHCGYTGERPFPCSECGEGFASSDVLLQHQCVSTSGNPSPCSECRKSFQTSKDLKEHGCDSPGESLFTCRVCGKGFTQTSSLLQHQNIHSGERSCCVCGKGFSRYSHLLQHWRIHTGERPFTCSVCGNGFTQSSTLLRHQKVHTRMKQFTCSLCGKGFSQHSRLKAHQRVHTGEKPFTCSVCAKGFSQPSRLKAHQRVHTGEKPFTCYLCGIGYTESSALLRHQRVHTGEKPYTCTLCGRGFFQSSALLRHQRVHSGEKPFSCNKCGKGFADFSSLQGHRRIHAGERPFICSLCGNRFTHSSGLWAHQRVHTGEKPFICSQCGKGFSRPSDLQVHQRVHTGEKPFTCSLCGNGFTRSSNLLMHQRVHTGEKPFTCSLCGKGFSQASHLQTHKRVHTGEKPFTCSLCGKGFSQPSGLNSHQRVHIRERPISGSNGFAQFSQQDHQKI from the coding sequence ATGGACAACATGGAGGCTCAGGTTACCAGTGATACAGCAGATAAAACACTCCAAAGTGAGGTATGCAGTGAGGTGGGGCTTTCATTGGACTTGCTGGGAACACATCACTGTGGTTACACTGGGGAGAGACCATTCCCATGTTCAGAGTGTGGAGagggattcgccagctctgacgTGCTGCTGCAACATCAGTGTGTCTCCACTAGCGGGAACCCATCCCCCTGCTCTGAGTGTAGAAAGAGCTTTCAAACCTCCAAGGACCTGAAAGAGCACGGGTGTGATTCCCCTGGGGAGAGTCTGTTCACCTGCcgcgtgtgtgggaaggggttcacccAGACCTCCAGCCTCCTGCAGCACCAGAACATTCACTCCGGGGAGAGATCCTGCtgtgtgtgtgggaaggggttctctcgctACTCGCATCTGCTACAACACTGGAGAATACACACTGGAGAAAGACCCTTCACCTGCTCCGTGTGTGGGAACGGATTCACTCAGTCCTCCACCCTGCTGAGGCACCAGAAAGTGCACACCAGAATGAAAcagttcacctgctccctgtgcgggaagggATTCTCTCAGCACTCTCGTCTGAAGGCACATCAGCGGGTTCACACCGGAGAGAAGCCGTTCACCTGCTCCGTGTGCGCAAAGGGATTCTCTCAGCCTTCTCGTCTGAAGGCACatcagcgggttcacactggggagaaaccgttcacctgctaTCTCTGTGGGATTGGATACACTGAGTCCTCTGCTCTGCTGAGACACCAGAGAGTTCACACAGGGGAGAAACCATACACCTGCACCCTTTGTGGGAGGGGGTTCTTTCAGTCCTCAGCCCTGCTGAGGCACCAGAGAGTTCACTCTGGGGAAAAACCATTCTCTTGCAACAAGTGCGGAAAGGGATTTGCTGATTTCTCCTCTCTTCAGGGCCACCGGAGAATTCATGCTGGGGAGAGACCATTCATCTGCTCTCTGTGTGGGAACAGGTTCACTCATTCCTCTGGCCTGTgggcacaccagcgggttcacaccggggagaaaccattcatctGCTCACAGTGTGGGAAAGGGTTCTCTCGGCCCTCTGATCTGCAAGTACatcagcgggttcacactggggagaaaccgttcacttgctccctgtgtgggaatgGATTCACTAGATCTTCTAACCTACTGATgcaccagagagttcacactGGTGAGAAACCATTTACCTGCTCtctgtgcgggaaggggttctctcaagCCTCTCACCTGCAGACACACAAGCGGGTTCACACCGGGGaaaaaccattcacctgctccctgtgcgggaaaGGGTTCTCTCAGCCCTCTGGCCTGAAttcacaccagcgggttcacatcAGAGAGAGGCCGATCTCTGGCAGCAACGGATTCGCACAGTTCTCTCAACAGGACCATCAGAAAATTTAG